A genomic segment from uncultured Marinifilum sp. encodes:
- a CDS encoding sialate O-acetylesterase, producing MNKTISLMCYVLLTSFIACKNTPKTTEVKPDPNFHIYLCFGQSNMEGSATIEEQDKSVNPRFQMMSPMDCADFNRKKGEWYDAVPPLSQCWSALSPADYFGRTMLEKLPENISVGVINVAIGGCDIRLFDKEIYQDYTNTYPEDWFADKIKAYGGNPYARLIEMAKLAQKDGVIKGILLHQGETNQDDEEWPNYVKTVYNNMLTDLSLNAEDVPLLAGEVVGVDQNGVCASMNQIINKLPEVLPTAHVISSKGCAVREDHVHFNSAGVRELGKRYAEKMLSLKR from the coding sequence ATGAATAAAACAATTAGCCTAATGTGTTATGTACTTTTAACATCCTTTATTGCATGTAAAAATACTCCTAAAACTACAGAAGTAAAGCCCGATCCAAATTTTCACATTTACCTTTGTTTCGGACAATCAAACATGGAAGGATCAGCAACTATCGAAGAACAAGATAAATCTGTAAATCCAAGATTCCAGATGATGTCGCCAATGGATTGTGCTGATTTTAACAGAAAAAAAGGTGAATGGTACGATGCAGTTCCACCATTAAGTCAATGTTGGTCTGCTTTGTCACCAGCCGATTACTTTGGTAGAACAATGCTTGAAAAGCTTCCTGAGAACATCTCAGTTGGAGTAATTAATGTAGCCATTGGTGGATGTGATATCCGATTATTCGATAAAGAAATTTACCAGGATTATACCAACACATATCCTGAAGATTGGTTTGCTGATAAAATTAAAGCTTACGGAGGAAATCCTTATGCTCGCTTGATTGAGATGGCAAAATTAGCGCAGAAAGATGGAGTAATTAAAGGAATTCTATTGCATCAGGGAGAAACAAATCAAGATGATGAAGAGTGGCCAAACTATGTAAAAACTGTTTACAATAATATGCTTACAGATCTTTCATTAAATGCTGAAGATGTGCCACTTTTGGCAGGAGAAGTTGTTGGTGTAGATCAAAATGGTGTTTGTGCGAGTATGAATCAAATCATAAATAAATTACCAGAAGTTTTACCAACTGCTCATGTAATTTCTTCTAAAGGATGTGCGGTTAGAGAAGATCATGTGCACTTTAATTCAGCAGGGGTAAGAGAATTGGGGAAAAGATATGCAGAAAAAATGTTATCCTTAAAACGATGA
- a CDS encoding glycosidase: MKLTKHPNNPILKPHATNYWENLVVCNPGVWYENGEFTMLYRAAGDDEQHYIRMGTAVSKDGVNFERVSDEPTFGPSVDGPDQGGVEDPRIVKFGDEFYVTYAYRPHYPGQYWKFAHDVILLPEVGADSPAVMKDNIANSGLAVTKDFKNWRRLGRVTDTNLDDRDVILFPEKINGKYAMLHRPKQWIGEEYGCDQPAIWIRYSDDLMVWNEPSKLLLTGIEGTWEEKIGGSTPPLKTDEGWLLIYHGVENGGQGYYRVGVALLDLEDPTKVIARAEDWIMEPEHDYEIEGFYKGCVFPTGNVIVDDTLYVYYGGADKYVGLATCSVKELLDFVKKS; the protein is encoded by the coding sequence ATGAAATTAACAAAACATCCAAATAACCCAATTTTAAAACCACATGCAACTAACTATTGGGAAAACTTAGTGGTTTGTAATCCGGGAGTATGGTATGAAAACGGAGAATTTACAATGTTGTATCGCGCAGCTGGCGACGATGAACAACATTATATCCGCATGGGAACGGCAGTGAGTAAGGATGGTGTAAATTTCGAAAGAGTTTCGGATGAGCCCACTTTTGGACCAAGTGTTGATGGACCAGATCAAGGTGGTGTTGAAGATCCTCGAATCGTTAAATTTGGCGATGAGTTTTATGTAACTTATGCATATCGTCCTCATTACCCAGGACAATACTGGAAATTTGCACATGATGTAATTCTACTTCCTGAAGTTGGAGCGGATTCTCCTGCTGTGATGAAAGATAACATTGCAAATTCAGGTTTAGCAGTTACTAAAGATTTTAAAAATTGGCGCCGTTTAGGTCGTGTTACCGATACCAATCTTGATGACAGAGATGTGATTCTTTTTCCAGAAAAAATCAATGGGAAATACGCAATGCTTCATCGTCCGAAACAATGGATTGGCGAAGAATATGGTTGTGATCAGCCGGCAATTTGGATTCGTTATTCCGATGATTTAATGGTTTGGAACGAGCCAAGTAAATTGTTGCTTACAGGAATTGAAGGTACTTGGGAAGAAAAAATCGGCGGAAGCACACCACCTTTAAAAACAGATGAAGGTTGGTTGTTGATTTACCATGGTGTTGAAAATGGAGGCCAAGGATATTACCGTGTTGGAGTTGCATTGCTTGATTTGGAAGATCCTACAAAAGTAATTGCTCGTGCCGAAGACTGGATTATGGAGCCTGAGCATGATTACGAAATTGAAGGGTTTTATAAAGGCTGCGTATTCCCAACAGGAAATGTAATTGTTGATGATACTTTATACGTATATTACGGTGGTGCCGATAAATATGTTGGATTGGCAACTTGTAGTGTGAAAGAACTTTTAGACTTCGTAAAAAAATCTTAA
- a CDS encoding cellulase family glycosylhydrolase, with translation MKLFKYILIALLFMSCQSIESEKFVLVKDGKFIKNGQPYKYIGTNFWYGMNLGAYDQERLVRELDRLKDLGLTNLRLMATSEGDANGEWRLQPCLQTEAGKINEELLKGLDFLLDEMRKRDMLGVMCLNNFWPWSGGMSQYVSWANNNESIPFPPPAKGGDWRTYQEYTAQFYTNQKALEYFNQVIELVVNRVNSVNGIAYKEDPTIMAWQLANEPEGINQEEAYRNWIIETAKFIKSLDENHLVSIGSEGNTPFPQTGNNFEKDHQSEYIDYCTFHLWIQNWGFYDPLKPEESYKKSIAMADKYIKEHFDIANKLNKPIVLEEFGISRDFNSYQTEAKTEYRDVYYKYIFEKVTSLSKKGNMAGANFWAWGGEGRPRVPMAVWQTGDDLIGDPPHEYQGWYSVYDTDESTKAIIKEYTNLISKQ, from the coding sequence ATGAAATTATTTAAGTACATATTAATAGCCTTACTATTTATGTCTTGTCAATCGATAGAATCCGAAAAGTTTGTACTTGTTAAAGATGGAAAATTTATAAAAAACGGACAGCCATACAAATACATTGGAACCAATTTCTGGTATGGAATGAATTTAGGAGCCTACGACCAGGAGAGATTGGTAAGAGAATTAGATCGATTAAAAGATTTGGGCCTTACAAACCTTCGCTTGATGGCGACATCGGAAGGAGATGCAAATGGAGAATGGAGACTACAACCTTGTTTGCAAACTGAAGCTGGAAAAATTAATGAGGAACTACTGAAAGGACTTGATTTCTTGTTGGATGAGATGAGAAAAAGAGACATGCTTGGTGTAATGTGTTTGAACAATTTCTGGCCATGGTCGGGAGGGATGTCCCAATATGTATCATGGGCCAACAATAATGAATCTATTCCATTTCCTCCACCTGCAAAAGGAGGAGATTGGAGAACTTATCAGGAATATACAGCTCAATTTTATACCAATCAAAAAGCATTGGAGTACTTTAACCAAGTAATAGAATTGGTGGTAAACAGGGTGAATTCGGTAAATGGAATTGCTTATAAAGAAGATCCTACCATCATGGCCTGGCAATTGGCCAACGAGCCAGAAGGAATCAATCAGGAAGAAGCTTACCGAAACTGGATTATCGAAACTGCCAAATTCATCAAATCATTAGATGAAAATCATTTGGTTTCTATTGGGAGCGAAGGAAATACTCCTTTCCCACAAACAGGCAACAATTTTGAAAAAGATCATCAATCGGAATACATCGATTATTGTACTTTCCATTTATGGATTCAGAATTGGGGATTCTACGATCCGTTAAAACCAGAAGAATCGTACAAAAAATCTATTGCTATGGCTGATAAATATATCAAAGAGCACTTTGATATCGCCAACAAACTGAATAAACCAATAGTTTTAGAAGAGTTTGGTATATCAAGAGATTTTAATAGTTACCAAACAGAAGCGAAAACTGAATACAGAGATGTTTATTACAAATACATTTTCGAAAAGGTGACAAGTCTATCGAAAAAAGGAAATATGGCAGGAGCCAATTTTTGGGCTTGGGGAGGCGAAGGCAGACCAAGAGTCCCTATGGCCGTATGGCAAACGGGGGATGATTTAATTGGCGATCCGCCACATGAATATCAAGGATGGTATTCTGTGTATGATACTGATGAATCAACAAAGGCCATCATCAAAGAATATACAAATCTAATTTCTAAGCAATAG
- a CDS encoding cellulase family glycosylhydrolase, which produces MKIFHLVASLLFLSCACSPKTENVIKVYPDQNISTNFIGNGVQWSAYPHADSESAEWGKLMTDEKWEMNFNRLDYMQPKLFRVFDQANWRYLVGFDKKNQPILDFETEEVKAVEKILSYAQDNNITVLLGEVGTPYKVHDLNEGHSDKFTGADDPKWINGIVEYLDFLINTRGYTCIKYFNFINEPNGDWSSVNGDFEKWKSGVELLVEGLKAKGLDKMISVAGPDAVTRYDNPNSTYTGAGWVEETAKQMDDIVGIYEVHDYTEYDLVRSGGFKKYHGDIAKLMKHTNKQIIFGELGFSRNGKENQEATLKDSYACEDSQMDVYKFSYGIDMADAVIQSMNAGYSGAAAWALDDAMHTCGDLGNKNELKRWGMWNSLGKELCNNPEDEKMRPWFYSWSLICRYFPTGSNIVKTDSTGINGLRLTAGVYHDDMTIAIVNNSAQDNVISLDIPKSKNFKKFLYVDGERAVDANEFPIAVEENADTRVLKIPANSFILLTSLNY; this is translated from the coding sequence ATGAAGATATTCCACTTGGTGGCAAGCCTGCTTTTTTTGAGTTGTGCTTGTTCACCTAAAACAGAAAATGTAATTAAGGTCTATCCAGATCAAAACATCTCGACTAATTTTATTGGCAATGGAGTGCAGTGGTCAGCCTATCCGCATGCCGATTCGGAGAGTGCCGAATGGGGAAAACTTATGACGGATGAGAAATGGGAGATGAATTTTAACAGGCTTGATTATATGCAGCCTAAATTATTTCGTGTGTTCGATCAAGCCAATTGGCGTTATTTGGTAGGATTTGATAAAAAAAATCAGCCAATTCTGGATTTTGAAACGGAAGAGGTAAAGGCTGTTGAAAAGATTTTGAGTTATGCACAGGATAATAATATCACAGTTCTATTAGGAGAAGTTGGTACTCCTTATAAGGTGCATGATTTAAACGAAGGGCATTCCGATAAATTTACAGGAGCAGATGATCCTAAATGGATCAATGGCATTGTGGAATATCTTGATTTCCTGATTAATACTCGTGGATATACCTGTATCAAATATTTTAATTTTATTAATGAACCAAATGGCGATTGGTCGAGTGTTAATGGTGATTTTGAGAAGTGGAAATCTGGAGTTGAATTGTTGGTGGAAGGTTTAAAAGCTAAAGGCTTGGATAAAATGATTTCGGTTGCTGGACCTGATGCTGTAACTCGCTACGATAACCCAAATTCAACCTACACAGGTGCAGGTTGGGTAGAAGAAACAGCCAAGCAAATGGATGATATTGTCGGAATTTATGAAGTACACGACTATACCGAATACGATTTGGTTCGAAGCGGAGGCTTTAAAAAGTACCATGGTGATATTGCCAAATTAATGAAGCATACCAACAAACAAATTATTTTTGGAGAGCTTGGCTTTAGCCGCAATGGTAAGGAAAATCAGGAAGCTACCTTGAAAGATTCTTATGCTTGCGAAGATAGTCAGATGGATGTTTATAAATTCTCTTATGGGATTGATATGGCTGATGCCGTAATTCAATCTATGAATGCTGGTTATTCTGGAGCAGCAGCTTGGGCATTGGATGATGCGATGCATACTTGTGGCGATTTGGGTAACAAAAACGAACTGAAAAGATGGGGAATGTGGAATAGTCTTGGAAAAGAGCTTTGCAACAATCCAGAAGATGAAAAAATGAGACCTTGGTTTTATTCGTGGTCACTAATTTGTCGCTATTTCCCAACTGGAAGTAATATTGTAAAAACCGATAGTACAGGAATTAATGGCCTTCGTTTAACTGCAGGGGTTTATCATGATGATATGACAATTGCTATTGTGAACAATTCAGCTCAGGATAATGTGATTTCTTTAGACATTCCAAAATCAAAGAATTTTAAAAAGTTCCTTTATGTTGATGGAGAAAGAGCTGTTGATGCAAACGAATTTCCTATAGCAGTAGAAGAAAACGCAGACACAAGAGTGTTAAAAATTCCAGCTAATAGTTTCATACTGTTGACCTCATTGAATTATTAA
- a CDS encoding bifunctional UDP-sugar hydrolase/5'-nucleotidase, which translates to MFKCIFSLLLLFVGFIAQSQKVELLYFTDAHQIFPVNDVEGGRGGVARLKTIADKAKADNPNSLLIHGGDLCGGVLFGGMYKGEPMIEAFNDIPVDICNFGQHEFDFGVDNTLKLLSKSKSAWFSSNLKNREGEVFAGLPKYLIRKIGGMRIGFIGITDAMHTTRKSSRVIQEDLLVAISDVIEELKTVDFLVLLSQADLKSNQEILKQFPDIDLVLSEEQYEHESNIFYKGSVPIISTAGNMSSLAKVSIELNKRPVIEIIPLDSTIPSEKYLRDMEIYYQKDMDLKLSEQISYLEVPLNFRDGILNESTAGNLISDAFREYYDSNVALINGGGIRADVPKGVFTLKSLRSLLPFGNKICKILLKGAELKKLLKQYAGNTKGQLLHVSGIKYEYWQQQDSINVEWKGKKLDDEELLSVSLSDYFLDRLDIEFEFLIDETDKSAIADYDILRQYCKKRKSLHPKVQGRIKIIRE; encoded by the coding sequence ATGTTCAAATGTATTTTTTCGCTACTGCTGCTTTTTGTTGGATTTATTGCTCAATCTCAAAAGGTAGAACTTCTATATTTTACCGATGCACATCAAATTTTTCCTGTTAATGATGTTGAAGGAGGACGTGGAGGAGTAGCTCGTCTAAAAACAATAGCCGATAAAGCCAAAGCTGATAATCCGAATAGCTTGTTAATTCATGGGGGCGATTTATGTGGAGGCGTTCTTTTTGGTGGAATGTATAAAGGCGAACCTATGATAGAAGCTTTTAATGATATTCCGGTGGATATCTGCAATTTTGGTCAGCATGAATTCGATTTTGGAGTAGATAATACTCTTAAATTACTTAGCAAATCGAAATCGGCATGGTTTAGTTCTAATCTTAAAAATAGAGAAGGAGAAGTGTTTGCGGGTTTGCCAAAATATTTAATAAGAAAAATTGGCGGTATGCGAATTGGTTTTATTGGTATTACCGATGCCATGCACACAACAAGGAAAAGCAGCAGAGTTATTCAGGAAGATTTATTGGTAGCCATATCCGATGTTATCGAAGAACTTAAAACTGTTGATTTTCTGGTTTTGCTAAGTCAGGCCGATTTAAAATCAAACCAGGAAATATTAAAACAGTTTCCTGATATCGATTTAGTATTAAGTGAAGAACAATATGAGCATGAGAGCAATATATTTTACAAAGGAAGTGTTCCAATAATTTCTACTGCCGGTAATATGAGCTCGCTTGCAAAAGTTAGTATTGAATTAAACAAACGACCAGTAATCGAAATTATTCCTTTAGATTCTACCATTCCATCAGAAAAATACCTTCGCGATATGGAGATTTATTACCAAAAGGATATGGACCTAAAATTATCGGAACAGATTTCTTATTTGGAAGTTCCTTTAAATTTTAGAGATGGAATATTAAACGAAAGCACAGCTGGTAATTTAATTAGCGATGCTTTTAGGGAATATTACGATTCAAATGTTGCATTAATAAACGGCGGAGGAATTAGAGCCGATGTTCCTAAAGGTGTTTTTACTCTTAAATCCTTGCGATCTCTTTTGCCTTTTGGGAATAAAATCTGTAAAATATTACTTAAAGGTGCCGAGTTAAAAAAACTTTTAAAACAATATGCAGGCAATACAAAAGGACAATTATTACATGTTTCGGGTATTAAGTATGAGTATTGGCAACAACAGGATTCTATAAATGTAGAATGGAAAGGTAAAAAATTAGACGATGAGGAGTTATTAAGTGTTTCGTTGAGCGACTATTTTTTAGATAGATTAGATATTGAATTTGAGTTTTTAATTGATGAAACCGATAAAAGCGCCATAGCCGATTATGATATTTTAAGGCAGTATTGTAAGAAAAGAAAATCCTTGCACCCAAAGGTACAAGGACGTATTAAAATTATTAGAGAGTAA
- a CDS encoding glycoside hydrolase family 2 protein: MPRLCLVLIVALQFLLGCKSQNQNLMIVKELNSNWQFSQKDSLNWLPAKVPGCVHTDLLENGKIEDPFYRLNELDLQWIDKKDWIYKTEFELSQDILNKERIAIDFKGLDTYADVYLNDQEVLSANNMFRDWMVDVKAYLKTGNNVLKIEFKSPIKEGLRLHNENDFVYPGAENDQAERGQVEGNKRVSIFTRKAGYDYGWDWGPRLVSSGIWRPVYLKAWDNARIVDLQIVQNKVNEDVANFTAVLELESEKEILAGIQIQNEGVDLASSKVHLKQGVHKYEVNFDIEKPKLWWPNGLGEQAMYAIKVEINVNGKLEEAGHRIGIRTVEVVREKDKKGTSFFFKVNGVPVFMKGANYIPNDIFPSRVSNEQLKKVITTAKHSNMNMLRVWGGGYYEDDLFYDLCDEAGILVWQDFMFACAMFPGNQEFLDNVKEEAKDNIKRLRNHPSIALWCGNNEILVAWNTWGWKKQANEQGEGVADKVWKAYEDIFHDVLPKAVEQFDSLRFYWSSSPSSGTGINADLINGDDHYWGVWWGKEPFKTYATHIARFMSEYGFQSFPEMKSVRKYAEPQDYDILSDVMKSHQRSSIGNETIEYYMLQDYKKPKDFESFLYVNHVLQAEGIKFALEGHRRKMPYCMGSLYWQINDCWPVASWSSTDYYQEWKALQYYVKKGFEPLLISPFVEDEILKVGIVNDHLNEINAELNLKLIDFSGNEIWSKSDEIIIEKNSSAEYFSMELEAFMKDEDAENQLLVANIMKDGRKIASNILYFKPVKELNLPRPKVDYKINESEGGFVLSLKTDVLAKNIFLSVGEEDVFFSDNYFDLLPNDTIELKIDTKLSLNKLKEVLKIQTLDLSY, translated from the coding sequence ATGCCTCGACTATGTCTTGTACTTATTGTAGCCCTACAATTTCTTTTAGGCTGCAAATCACAAAATCAAAACTTAATGATTGTGAAAGAATTGAATTCTAATTGGCAGTTTTCTCAAAAAGATTCGTTGAATTGGTTGCCCGCTAAAGTTCCGGGTTGTGTACACACCGATTTGTTAGAAAATGGAAAAATTGAAGATCCATTCTATCGTTTAAATGAACTGGATTTGCAATGGATTGATAAAAAAGATTGGATATACAAAACAGAATTTGAATTGTCTCAAGATATTCTGAATAAGGAAAGAATTGCTATTGATTTTAAAGGTCTGGATACCTATGCAGATGTATATCTGAACGATCAGGAAGTATTATCGGCAAATAACATGTTTAGAGACTGGATGGTTGATGTTAAAGCCTATCTGAAAACAGGAAATAATGTTCTAAAAATCGAATTTAAATCACCAATTAAAGAGGGTTTAAGGCTGCATAATGAAAATGATTTTGTTTATCCCGGTGCAGAGAATGATCAGGCAGAACGAGGACAAGTAGAAGGAAACAAAAGAGTGAGTATTTTCACCCGAAAAGCAGGATATGATTATGGTTGGGATTGGGGACCACGATTGGTCTCGAGTGGTATTTGGCGTCCGGTATATCTTAAAGCATGGGACAATGCAAGAATAGTTGACCTGCAAATTGTACAGAATAAAGTGAACGAAGATGTTGCCAATTTTACTGCTGTTCTAGAATTAGAATCTGAGAAAGAAATCTTGGCTGGTATTCAGATTCAAAATGAAGGTGTAGACTTGGCTTCATCAAAAGTTCATTTGAAACAAGGAGTTCACAAATATGAGGTGAATTTTGATATTGAAAAACCAAAGCTATGGTGGCCCAATGGTTTGGGAGAGCAAGCCATGTATGCAATTAAGGTAGAAATAAATGTAAATGGGAAGCTTGAAGAGGCTGGTCACCGAATTGGTATTAGAACAGTAGAGGTGGTTCGTGAGAAGGATAAAAAAGGAACCTCGTTTTTTTTCAAAGTAAATGGTGTGCCTGTTTTTATGAAAGGAGCCAATTATATTCCTAATGACATATTTCCATCGAGAGTTAGCAATGAACAATTGAAAAAAGTGATAACTACTGCCAAACATTCTAATATGAATATGCTTCGTGTATGGGGTGGCGGGTACTACGAAGATGATTTGTTTTATGACTTATGCGATGAAGCCGGGATTTTGGTTTGGCAGGATTTTATGTTTGCATGTGCAATGTTTCCGGGGAATCAGGAATTTTTGGATAATGTAAAGGAAGAGGCTAAGGATAATATCAAAAGACTAAGAAATCATCCTAGTATTGCACTTTGGTGTGGAAATAACGAAATATTGGTTGCCTGGAACACTTGGGGATGGAAAAAACAAGCCAATGAGCAAGGAGAAGGTGTGGCAGATAAGGTATGGAAAGCTTATGAGGATATATTTCATGATGTATTGCCTAAGGCAGTTGAACAATTCGATTCATTAAGATTTTACTGGAGTTCAAGTCCTTCATCGGGAACTGGTATAAATGCAGATTTAATTAATGGTGATGATCATTATTGGGGAGTTTGGTGGGGAAAAGAACCATTTAAAACTTATGCTACTCATATAGCTCGTTTCATGAGTGAATATGGATTTCAATCTTTCCCAGAAATGAAATCAGTAAGAAAATATGCTGAACCACAAGATTACGATATTCTCTCAGATGTTATGAAATCGCATCAGAGATCATCTATTGGCAACGAAACCATAGAATATTACATGTTGCAGGATTATAAGAAGCCAAAAGATTTTGAGTCATTCCTGTATGTAAATCATGTTTTACAGGCCGAAGGAATTAAATTTGCATTAGAAGGCCACCGACGTAAAATGCCTTATTGTATGGGTAGTTTGTATTGGCAAATTAACGATTGCTGGCCTGTTGCCTCCTGGAGTTCTACCGATTATTATCAGGAATGGAAAGCCTTGCAATATTACGTAAAGAAAGGTTTTGAGCCACTTTTGATTTCTCCTTTTGTTGAGGATGAGATATTGAAAGTAGGCATTGTAAATGATCATTTGAATGAGATAAATGCGGAATTAAATTTGAAATTGATTGATTTTTCTGGGAATGAAATTTGGTCTAAATCTGATGAGATTATTATTGAGAAGAATTCAAGTGCAGAATATTTTTCAATGGAATTAGAAGCTTTTATGAAAGATGAAGATGCAGAAAATCAATTGCTTGTTGCAAATATTATGAAAGATGGGAGGAAAATAGCTTCTAACATACTTTACTTTAAGCCAGTTAAAGAGTTGAATTTGCCAAGGCCAAAAGTCGATTATAAAATCAACGAAAGTGAAGGGGGTTTTGTACTTTCTTTAAAGACAGATGTGTTGGCTAAAAATATATTTTTAAGCGTTGGTGAAGAAGATGTTTTCTTTTCGGATAACTATTTTGATTTATTGCCTAACGATACGATTGAGCTTAAAATTGATACAAAACTTTCACTAAATAAATTGAAAGAAGTTTTAAAAATACAAACTTTGGATTTAAGCTATTAA
- a CDS encoding sodium:solute symporter: MNISTIDITILALFIIAIVWWALRHGKSSDSTSYFLAGRNMTWPVVGLSLFAASVSSSTLMGHSGEGFITGIAVFNYNWISVLVMVFFALFFLPFYIKSGIFTMPEFLEKRFDKRSRYYFSFITIFGNVFLDAAATLYTGALIIKLIFPEAELFWIILIMAAVAGSYTIVGGLSSAINADMIQATILIIGSGILYFFALDEIGGWEQLYSRFGDGVWLKLTRPIDDPTVPWLGMWIGIPILGFYFWANNQVMVQRVLSAKSIDHGRKGVLFVGFLYLFTLFIFILPGLIGRGINLFGVENLPTGIIDGSTLKSAFGINTDQVYPRLIVKLLPVGLIGLILAAMISALTSTLSATLSSVSTLFTMDFYQRWDKNADSKKLVKVGRITSLVVLVFAVAWAPFIASFDSLVSYYQEVVSYLAPPIVGTFFLGLFWKRSNEFGALWGLISGILVAAILMISKYGLDITIPYHFLLIAPVVMIFSICVNVVVSLMTRLPDPDKVAQNTWTVQIWKEETEELKGVVWYKNFRVLSILLVIACFTMYAIFI, from the coding sequence ATGAATATTAGTACAATAGATATTACCATTCTTGCGCTTTTTATTATTGCCATTGTATGGTGGGCGCTAAGACATGGGAAAAGTTCTGATTCTACATCTTATTTTCTGGCAGGAAGAAATATGACCTGGCCAGTTGTTGGTCTGTCACTCTTTGCTGCAAGTGTTTCCAGCTCAACTTTAATGGGACACTCGGGAGAAGGTTTCATAACAGGAATTGCGGTATTCAATTACAATTGGATTTCAGTTTTGGTAATGGTGTTTTTTGCATTGTTTTTTCTTCCGTTCTATATCAAATCAGGCATCTTTACCATGCCCGAATTTCTAGAGAAACGATTCGATAAACGATCAAGATATTATTTCTCATTCATAACCATTTTTGGGAATGTGTTTTTAGATGCAGCTGCAACACTTTATACCGGAGCACTAATTATCAAGTTAATTTTCCCGGAAGCAGAATTGTTTTGGATCATTTTAATAATGGCTGCAGTAGCTGGTTCATACACCATTGTTGGTGGTTTGTCATCAGCAATTAATGCAGATATGATACAAGCAACCATCTTAATTATTGGTTCTGGAATACTTTATTTTTTCGCATTAGATGAAATTGGAGGATGGGAACAATTATACAGCCGTTTTGGCGATGGAGTTTGGCTGAAACTAACTCGTCCTATCGATGATCCTACTGTACCATGGTTGGGCATGTGGATTGGAATTCCAATTCTGGGATTCTATTTCTGGGCAAACAATCAGGTAATGGTACAACGTGTACTGTCTGCAAAATCAATCGATCATGGTCGTAAAGGAGTACTTTTTGTTGGTTTTCTTTACCTATTTACACTTTTCATTTTTATCCTTCCGGGATTAATAGGTAGAGGTATTAACTTATTTGGTGTAGAAAATTTGCCTACCGGAATTATTGATGGAAGTACTTTAAAATCTGCATTCGGAATTAATACCGATCAGGTTTATCCTCGATTAATTGTAAAGCTATTGCCAGTTGGTTTAATTGGTTTGATTTTGGCAGCAATGATATCTGCTCTTACATCTACTTTAAGTGCAACACTTAGTTCGGTTTCTACACTATTTACTATGGATTTTTATCAGCGTTGGGATAAAAATGCAGATAGCAAGAAGTTGGTGAAAGTAGGTCGAATTACTTCTTTGGTTGTATTGGTGTTTGCTGTTGCATGGGCACCATTTATTGCGAGTTTCGACTCATTGGTATCCTATTATCAGGAGGTAGTTTCTTACCTGGCACCTCCAATTGTAGGTACTTTTTTCCTTGGCTTATTCTGGAAACGTTCAAACGAATTTGGTGCACTTTGGGGATTAATTTCAGGTATTTTGGTTGCAGCAATTTTAATGATTTCAAAATACGGATTGGATATTACAATTCCTTACCATTTTCTATTAATTGCACCGGTTGTAATGATATTTAGTATTTGTGTAAATGTGGTGGTTAGTTTAATGACTCGTTTACCTGATCCTGATAAAGTTGCACAAAATACATGGACAGTTCAAATCTGGAAAGAGGAAACTGAAGAATTAAAAGGAGTGGTTTGGTATAAAAATTTTAGAGTTTTATCAATCCTTCTTGTAATTGCATGTTTCACGATGTATGCGATTTTTATATAA